The Elusimicrobiaceae bacterium genome segment CACGCCGTTCTGCTCCTGTTCGTCGGTGCCGATCTTTCTGAGTTTCATAAAAGCCGGGATACCGCTGGGCACGGCATTTTCCTTTCTGATAACCTCGCCGCTGGTGAATGAATATCTTGTCGTGCTGATGGCTGGCGTATTCGGACTAAAAGTGGCGGCGGCCTATGCGGTTACCGGAATGCTGACGGGCATGGCCGCGGGCCTGCTAATCGGCAGACTGAAACTCGACAGATTCCTGGAGCGCGGGTTCTCCGCAACCGGCGAACCCGGCGCAGACCCGGTGTTCAAAAATTTCCGCGCCCGCATGACTTTCGGCTGCAAAGAAGCCACCGCAATCACCGCAAAGGTGTGGCTATGGGTATTGGCGGGCGTGGCGGTCGGAGCCGCCATTCACAATTATGTGCCGCAGGACTATATAAGAACAGTCATGCATGCGGGAGGAATATTTTCGGTGCCGCTGGCGGTTGTTCTGGGTGTCCCGATGTACGGATCCTGCGCGGCCATCATGCCCATCGGCGCGGCGTTATTTTTAAAAGGCGTTCCGCTGGGCACCACGCTGGCGTTTCTGATGGCGGTCGCGGGCCTGAGCCTGCCGGAAGCGATTATCCTGCGCCGCGCGATAAAACTGCCGCTGCTGGCCGTTTTTTTCGGCACGGTGACGCTGGGCATCACACTCTGCGGATATCTGTTTAACGCCGTCGCCGTTTATCTAATGTGAGCGGGCTCCGTTTATGTTAAAATCTGTAATGCGGCGGGTATTTGACGGTATTTGCAGGACAGGAGTGCACATGAAAAAAACAATAACGGCTTTGGCGCTGGCTTTATTCGCTCCGGCGGGCGCGGCGCAAACGGTCGCGGAAACCGGGTATGTCAACATGGCGTTCGGCTACAGGGTGGCCGCGCCCGAAGGCTACACGGCAGCCCCGATTGTTGCCGGCGGCACGGAACTGGGCGTGACTTTCACCAAAGGAACTGACCGGATTTTCGTGCGCGCCACGCCGGTTGACCACGCCTACGCTCCGCTTTCCTTTGACGAATATGTGAAAGTCGCTGGCCGCAGCGAAGTGGCGGAGGGAAGCGTACTGCTCGATATCGAGCCGCTGGTCACCGAAACAGGCAACAAGGGCTATCGCACCGTATGGGCCCGCGCGCACGACGACTCGGTTCACAACAAAAACACCTCGTCACTGGCCCCCAAGTCCCCGAAAAAGGCTCCGGCGAGGGACCGCACTTTCTACTATATGCCCATTTCGCTGCGCGCGCAACTTAACGGCGAATTCGTGAAAGCGGTTTCCATCGTGCCGCTGTGCGCGACGGACAACTGCGCGCTTGTCGAAAACGACGCGCTCGATGTCGCGCTCAGTTACCGCCCTTCCGGCCGGTTTGAAAATTTCTTCGACCACAATGACAACGGCAAGAGTTTTGACGCAGAAACCGGGCATAATATCGTTATCGAGCTGCCGTCCAACCCCACAACCGGTTTCACCTGGCAGTTTGAAGAACTGGACAAGACGATGTTCGAGGTGGTGAAGGATCAGTTCATAACTTCCGCCACCGATCTGGCCGGCGCGGGCGGACTGCATTGGTGGGAACTCAAGCCGCTCAAACCGGGCCGGGCCAAAATCGCCCTGAAATACGCGCGCTCCTGGGAATCGGCGGAACCTGCCGACGAAATGATCCTGCACTTCAAAGTGACGGAAGCTGACGATAAAAAATAAAATCCGGCCTCCGGTTTCATGCGGCTTCCGGTTGCAACCGGAAGCCGCGTTTTTTGCGTTCAACTTGCAAAATAAGGTATCTTTTGATATATGCGCGGCGCGCCGCGGGCGCGCCGAATCAACAACCTGGAGCAAGGACTATGCAAGACCGGCAAATAAAAAGAATTCTCGCGCTGGAGACTCCTGAAAAAAACATCACGGTGAACGGCTGGGTGAAGACGCGCCGCGACTCCAAGGAATTTACTTTTCTGGAACTTAACGACGGGTCCTGCCGGGCCAATATTCAGGTGATCGTTGAAGCCGGCTTGCCGTGCCATGAAACCGCTTTGAAACTG includes the following:
- a CDS encoding permease — its product is MFELASQWLTYSILGLARGTKLAGAAEFFFYDSFKIITLLFGMIFVIGVLRSYLSLAAVRGWTGGKNPLVSAAGAAVFGAITPFCSCSSVPIFLSFIKAGIPLGTAFSFLITSPLVNEYLVVLMAGVFGLKVAAAYAVTGMLTGMAAGLLIGRLKLDRFLERGFSATGEPGADPVFKNFRARMTFGCKEATAITAKVWLWVLAGVAVGAAIHNYVPQDYIRTVMHAGGIFSVPLAVVLGVPMYGSCAAIMPIGAALFLKGVPLGTTLAFLMAVAGLSLPEAIILRRAIKLPLLAVFFGTVTLGITLCGYLFNAVAVYLM
- a CDS encoding protease inhibitor I42 family protein, which encodes MKKTITALALALFAPAGAAQTVAETGYVNMAFGYRVAAPEGYTAAPIVAGGTELGVTFTKGTDRIFVRATPVDHAYAPLSFDEYVKVAGRSEVAEGSVLLDIEPLVTETGNKGYRTVWARAHDDSVHNKNTSSLAPKSPKKAPARDRTFYYMPISLRAQLNGEFVKAVSIVPLCATDNCALVENDALDVALSYRPSGRFENFFDHNDNGKSFDAETGHNIVIELPSNPTTGFTWQFEELDKTMFEVVKDQFITSATDLAGAGGLHWWELKPLKPGRAKIALKYARSWESAEPADEMILHFKVTEADDKK